Within the Periplaneta americana isolate PAMFEO1 chromosome 6, P.americana_PAMFEO1_priV1, whole genome shotgun sequence genome, the region gaatttttcaggcggtcttgggttatcttgttaggatCCACAAATCAattatttgccgagtagttagaaatgttacgtatgaaattgctttgttatggcagggtctcttaaatccccaaacttcaaacaggaaacgatttgaaatccagaaagAATTTTCgaccatgtcaggatttccaagagtaattggttgtatagactgctcacatccccatccaatcacctggtggaaatgatgccgaactttatcgaaatagaaaaggtttattttctgtgaatgtacaggcaatatgtacaccatcattgaaattctggaatgttgtagcccgttggaaGGGTTCTACACAGGAcagcacaatatttttaatggttatgttacgagctcaatttgtaaatagagagatgggaaatggaattctttTGGCCTATGGAGGCTGTGCTTGTTCCAATTTCTTGTCAACTCCTCTaccaaatcccacaacagaaactCCCTCACGTTTcttgtttgtttcatttttttcactatattgtagtctatatagaaatagaatccgcctgtttcctttctacaaaaagcaacaaaacaacagagcattcacttgttttcctagtcaccgcccacttgatgcattcgtttcgcaacttttaaagagcatcaaatcggctgtggttgctaaatagcatTATTGTCAAATGcacttctttctcaaatcagcaattagtaaattgagacaagttgattggagattcacgtttgtggaacgcaatgaacaatcaaataaatcagacatcaactgattggtgaccagggactgatttgatttgcatttctgcaaccgggccttagagTGAAACCTAATCGGTCGGCGAaattgttttaaaagcacaccgcacattattgtatgatgccggcatgttaagtaTGAGGCCGCAGCGATaataaagtctgtctcaaaataaaatgtaccatatcaaagactttgttgtaaataaaaaaatacaaaatacgttGTAATGAGACTTTCtgtatggcataaaatttatttttcagttccaaaatttcacgacacactccatggggctgcgatGTGTCGCGACACACTGGCTGGGAACTCCTGCTCTAAAGTATTATTAGATGCTAAACCAGGTGGTAAAAGAAGAGTCagaagacctaaactacgatggcTGGGAGACGTTTAGGATGGTCTTGCAAGGAGAGGGATAAAGAGATCGAGACAGAGGGCTTTGGAATGAGAGGATTGGTCAACTATAAGGAGGTCGAAGCTAAATTGGGAGGGCCATAgtaccacagatgatgatgatgactaagataaataagaatgaatattaaagagaaacaaaacagcaAACGAGGGCAATTCACCTGCAAAGATACAGCCAGCAGACCACATATCTATTGAAGTGGTGTACAGCTTAGCTCCAAACAAAACATCTGGTGGTCGGTACCACAGTGTCACTACTTCGGCAGAGTAACACTTAACAGGGATACCAAATGCGCGTGCAAGGCCAAAATCAGCCAATTTCAGCTCACCATTCTGTAAAGAGTAAAACAGAGGGGTGCAATCACACACACAGTCTCAGAAATATCGTACTGTTGATTTAAGTCAGATGtaatctgctgtcgaaaaatttgaaagttagaatttataaaacagttatattaccggttgttctttatggttgtgaaacttggactctcactttgagagaggaacagagattaagggtgtttgagaataaggtgcttaggaaaatatttggggctaagagggatgaagttacaggagaatggagaaagttacacaacacagaactgcacgcattgtattcttcacctgacataattaggaacataaatccagacatttgagatgggcagggcatgtagcacgtatgggcgaatccagaaatgcatatagagtgttagttgggaggccggagggaaaaagacctttagggaggccgagacgtagatgggaagataatattaaaatggatttgagggaggtgggatatgatgatagagaatggattaatcttgctcaggatagggaccaatggcgggcttatgtgagggcggcaatggatctccgggttccttaaaagccagtaagtaagtaagtaagtaagtaatcaggtAAAACCCTCAGCTGCCACATCTCGATTTTTTTATATTGTCTATTTTCATGAAAACCTCGAAATCAATTTTTTGCGGCATCACAAAATTTTATCTTTTACTCTGTATAACGAGAAAGGGAAGGATGACTATGAAGAAAAAGCAGAAAATGGAAAAGAACCATGATGCGAAAAATGAGGCATTCTATTCTTAGTTAACATAGACTAACAACAGGCATGCCAAAGTGAGCCATAGATGGCATTTGCCATAGCTGAGATTTCGAGTGCTTGAAGTTAAGTTGTCATAGTAAAAATACTAAAACCAATGGTTGTACtctgtttcagaagatataaagtttttttgtttttgttttactattgagtttacttttttattcattGTTGTAATGTTATACAGTTTTCTAGtggaagcaaaaattacaaccttgatAATTTGTGGCTACCGAAAGTTCAATTACCTACTCTACAATACTTACCAACGAAATAGGTATTTTCTTGTACAATATTTGATACTTATACGAGATAATACAATGTCAATGATTTCAAAAATCGAATGTTTATAAACCTGTTTtccacttcaaaatattaaaaatatcaacaGTTTAGAttgtattatacttacttacttcctggcttttaaggaacccgtaggttcattgccgccatcacataagcccgccactggtccctatcctgagcaagattaatccagtctctaccatcatatcctacctccctcaaatccattttaatattatctacgtctcggcctccccaaaggtctttttccctccggcctcccaactaacactctatatgcatttctggattcgcccatacgtgctacatgtcctgcccatctcaaacgtctggattttatgttcctaattatgtcaggtgaagtatacaatgtgtgcagctctgcgttgtgtaactttctccattcttctgtaacttcatccctcttagccccaaatattttcctaagaaccttattctcaagcacccttaatctctgttcctctctcaaagttagagtccaagtttcacaaccatacagaacaactggtaatataactgtttttagattgtattatgcattaataaaataatatattatgtaattaactgattaaatatttttcaataagcatgtttaatattacagtttcaGGGTAAATCACTTGTATGAATCTATTTCAATACGAACATATTATACATAGAAGTCTGGattttacatatgaagagtccactgcaagaatgatggatgtcactttcttgtcgaaaatgaaccaagactgtcaatgcatagcttaagacatatagaatgtacatacagagttatatggcattagcactgatagtcattgtccagtaatgatcggaaaatcacagttaagctttgagcgctaagcatttcaaactttcaattgcttctcctggaaaatgtattccaaatgacatccatcattcttgcagtggactcttcatatagtaACATAAATTTAACATAAGAACGTTATAACATCTGTAAATATCCCAAAGTTGTAGTTCGTAATAGATTATTTATTACAATAGCCGAGCCACAACTCTCTCATAAAGGCCAGTGACCTTGACAAGATTGAACTACAACAAATCATTCAAAACATGTGTTTTACAGCAAAGCAGGGTGGAAAACAAAAATCATGATTTTTTGTAATTAAATCAAAATCAGTGATTCTTTATTTAAATAAgattttttgtttaaaacatttttttttattcaaaaaaaaaatttttacttgaatacttttaatttatttttaattggattTAATGAAGTAAAGAAGATACTGTTAATAAGAAATCACAGCAATGACCAAACAGGAATTAGATTTTTTCaagttttaagttaaaaaaaacatagttGAAACAAATGAAACCAGAAGTTCCACAACTGAATGCTCAacataaaatacataagtaaataccaATTGGCCTAATATACCAATATACATATCTGCATTAGCATACAAGCTAGCTAAATACTTGGAAAACATCATCGGAAACAACATACAATTCACAAATCACATTGCAGTCAAAAATAACAGAGACGTAGTCAACCACAAGGACAAACACATACCCTACAATTCAACACTAGGATCTTTTGACATCACTAATCTATACACTCACTAACACACCCATAcgagaaacaataaaaatactaCAACATATGTTGAACGATAATATCACACCACAATCACAAATAGATGAAAACTcagcaaattattttcaaatacagtaaaacctcgataagacgtgcCCGCTTATTACACTATCTCGTGTAATATGCTTTTTTGTCTGGTCCctgaacatttcatatataacgcctttataaaataccccgtttgttgcgctcaagtcccgcataatacgctacttttgtggaatattttcgatgtaattttcagcaatgaaacATTCTGGTCATTGAACTTACTgatgccattaacctgaaaattaTTGGTATTCGGCCCTTTActtgcgcatttaaaccttcttactatacaataccccaccctcttgttacgctctcttatccGTCCCTTTACCTGCGCAGCTCACATACAGTAGCAATAGTCTACCCTCTTGctaatcctctctctctctcaaacaacattcttCACACGaccataataaaattctggaaatttttgctggtcagtttgttgtcctttgtgtattgaagtgtctatgaatgtgattacaatgaatgaaaagcgctttctgtgccggaaaaattggaaattttacgaaagtacgatgaaaacagtactcttaatcagaaacaactctctgattcattaggaatcccatcatcgacattaagaataataacaaatcgctactcaatcactgcagctgcgacgttGGGAGGGTGTAAGCACAAGAGAGTGAAATGTGgcaaacatgaggacttggagagcacacacacggcaaacaactataaatgactcttttcaaaagaattaagtaggcctacagtgcaTACATGCAGTATCGTAAatgtctttatgctcgaccatgcccaaatgtagtaattatacacctggtagcagtcctttaatgcatgtcattaaagtacacctactcattaaagtagaggtgttttcagccaatgacaactcagcttacaggtgttcagccaatgacaagtcagctttgtaccattataaaaccgcaagtattgattattctcggatatgcaatcgaaagagaattagcgaaaagtcacggaggctggaaatccaatactgtcgctataatactgttactataataattagcgttaattgtaaataatattcaaataaattcaatttgtcatctggtttttcaatgtcgaattcaataatcaaggttataccaagtttaacgggattacatcaaggtcaatgacattattgttcctcggaaaaaatcaatacttttgcgtatgcgcacatctcacaattcacgacctagaacaaggtcacttccgatcttgtcagatacaaataaaatgtatacatctgaataatttcaagttagaaatatggtcgcgcataaaaagttgtatgaaactcgcctataatggtaattaagaagctcgtatgaaaattatgaaactcgcttgcgctcgtttcataaacatgcatacttgcttcttaattactatcattataggctcgttgcataatgtactattaacatacaatacaataattacataatggagtaatactgtattacctttcgtGAATCTTGtaattcaataaagaaaaatgctaatagatactgtatatatgtcaaaattagtatacccgcctaatacgcggtcccagTTAATACACGGTTTACACGCGGTCCTTTGAActgcgtcttatcggggttttactgtagtttcTTTTATGTGCTATCGTGTTTAATGGTGTCTGCAAATTCAAATGTTTGTATAGGAACACAAGTTTTAATGTCGACCAAAGTAGCCTATCAGgccatttattacataccttgtTGATGAGCAAATTCTGCGGCTTGAGATCTCGATGTAAAACATTGTGACTGTGGCAGAACGCCAGTCCACGCAGAAGCTGGTACATAAACGACTTCACTATATCTGGATCAATCTCTCCATTCAGGCTGTCGAAGTACTTTTTTAAGTCCTGATCACAGTGCTCAAACACCAGAGTCAACTTTTTATCACTATGTAGAACATCATAAAGGCGAactatatttttatgtttcagCTCCTTCAGAAGGCAGATCTCGCGTAATGCAGATGATGGTACACCCTGAAAGAGATTCAGTTAAGGATTAATTTGAAAATCATCATTTTATCATACCTTATTTTACCAATAAATCAGAATGCATTGTTATTTCTGAACATACCAATGCCACAGTATAAGATAATTCTTCTTATGCTGTGCTAATGCTATAAGAAGGTTCGAAATGATCGTTTTAACAAGCCAGAACACTTCGTTATTTTCGTGGTCATGGTGGTGCTGATGTTGACAAGGACGGAATTAATTATCAGTGAGATGATAccaagtattaccacagtctagtatatacagtcacgaagcttgagttgtgagggtgctaggaacaatagactgtgctggtactatttcgcattgtctgtaatgaggcgatagtagcgatcctagtggttagcaactatctatggatgcatatttactacgtattgagcttcgtgactgtatatattagactgtggtattgccAAGAAATATTTAcacatcaatattaatataaaaacttCCGATCACATATCCTCAAAAATTGTCATTACTTTATCATATTTGTATAGACAGAAACCATGAATGGCAGTCACttaaattactgaataaaatataatatgtctctttcaaacctcccacattttaattaatcattgctaactaagtaagcgatagggttggaagtaaatcctgaaaagactaagtatatgattatgtctcgtgaccagaatattgtacgaaatggaaatataaaaattggagatttatccttcgaagaggtggaaaaattcaaatatcctggagcaacagtaacaaatataaatgacactcaggagaaaattaaaagcagataaatatgggaaatgcctgttattattcggctgagaagcttttgtcatctagtctgctgtcaaaaaatctgaaagttagaatttataaaacagttatattaccggttgttctatatggctgtgaagcttggactctcactttgagagaggaacagagattaagagtgtttgagaataaggttcttaggaaaatatttggggctaagagggatgaagttacaggagaatggagcaagttacacaatgcagagctgcacacattgtattcttcacctgacataattaggaacattaaatccagacgcttgagatgggcagggcatgtagcaagtatgggcgaatccagaaatgcatatagagtgttagttgggaggccggcgggaaaaagacctttggggaggccgagacgtagatgggaaagataatattaaaatggatttgagggaggtgggatatgatggtagagactggattaatcttgctcaggata harbors:
- the Cdk5 gene encoding cyclin-dependent-like kinase 5, with amino-acid sequence MQKYEKLEKIGEGTYGTVFKAKNRETHEIVALKRVRLDDDDEGVPSSALREICLLKELKHKNIVRLYDVLHSDKKLTLVFEHCDQDLKKYFDSLNGEIDPDIVKSFMYQLLRGLAFCHSHNVLHRDLKPQNLLINKNGELKLADFGLARAFGIPVKCYSAEVVTLWYRPPDVLFGAKLYTTSIDMWSAGCIFAELANAGRPLFPGSDVDDQLKRIFKLLGTPTEETWTGISQLPDYKPFPMYHPSMSFSQVVPKLNSKGRDLLQRLLVCNPALRLPAEDAMTHPYFSDLNSAIKSDRCQ